In Acipenser ruthenus chromosome 15, fAciRut3.2 maternal haplotype, whole genome shotgun sequence, a genomic segment contains:
- the LOC117963928 gene encoding transforming growth factor beta-3 proprotein-like, with product MLYFNYFIHFFRGSLESRLTSVSTVTSSSRIYYYYYYYYYYYYYYYYYYYYYYKETMYLGKALLFFLLLDFVTVSLSVSTCTTVDIDHIKKKRVEAIRGQILSKLRLTSTPHTGGPSQVPFQVLALYNSTKELLEELARDRQQSCAQDNTETEYYAKEIYKFNMIQGLPENNDLPYCPKGITSKVFRFNVSSMEKNSTNLFRAEFRALRVPNSSAKRSEQRIELYQILRPDDHIAKQRYIGGKNILTKGLHEWISFDVTDTVREWLMYRETNLGLEISVHCPCHTFNPNGDIIENINEVLEVKFKGMEGEYEEQTRLDLGKLKKQKDQLYPHLILMMLPPHRLDTQSSSHRRKRALDTNYCFTNYEENCCVRPLYIDFRQDLGWKWIHEPKGYYANFCSGPCPYLRSADTTHSTVLGLYNTLNPEASASPCCVPQDLEPLTILYYVGRTPKVEQLSNMIVKSCKCS from the exons ATGTTATATTTTAACTACTTTATACACTTTTTCAGAGGCAGTTTAGAATCTCGACTCACTTCGGTATCGACAGTAACCAGCTCTTCtcgtatatattattattattattattattattattattattattattattattattattattattattattataaagaaaCGATGTATTTGGGCAaagcacttttgttttttctgcttttgGATTTTGTGACCGTTAGTTTGTCCGTCTCCACTTGCACCACGGTGGACATAGACCACATTAAGAAGAAGCGGGTCGAGGCGATCCGGGGTCAAATACTGAGTAAACTGAGGCTCACCAGCACTCCGCATACTGGGGGTCCGTCTCAGGTCCCGTTCCAGGTCTTGGCTCTCTATAACAGCACAAAGGAACTGCTAGAGGAGCTGGCCAGGGACAGGCAGCAGAGCTGTGCTCAGGATAACACAGAAACGGAGTACTATGCGAAAGAGATCTACAAGTTCAACATGATTCAGGGGCTCCCAGAAAACA ATGACCTCCCTTACTGTCCCAAAGGGATTACCTCAAAGGTGTTTCGCTTTAATGTCTCCTCCATGGAGAAGAACTCCACTAACCTGTTCCGGGCAGAATTCCGGGCACTCAGGGTGCCGAACTCTAGCGCCAAGCGCAGTGAGCAACGAATTGAACTCTACCAG ATTCTAAGACCGGATGACCACATCGCAAAGCAGCGTTACATTGGGGGGAAAAACATCCTGACAAAGGGCTTGCATGAGTGGATATCATTTGATGTAACTGACACTGTAAGGGAATGGCTAATGTATAGAG AGACCAATCTGGGCCTGGAGATAAGCGTGCACTGCCCCTGTCACACATTCAACCCCAACGGGGACATCATTGAAAACATCAACGAGGTACTTGAGGTCAAATTTAAAG GCATGGAGGGTGAATACGAGGAGCAGACCCGCTTGGATTTGGGGAAGCTGAAGAAACAGAAGGACCAGCTGTACCCTCACCTCATCCTTATGATGCTGCCCCCTCACCGCTTGGACACCCAATCTAGCAGTCACCGCCGCAAACGGGCTCTCGACACCAACTACTGCTTCAC GAATTACGAAGAAAACTGCTGCGTGCGTCCACTCTACATTGATTTCCGACAGGACCTGGGCTGGAAATGGATCCACGAACCCAAAGGCTACTACGCTAATTTCTGCTCGGGTCCCTGCCCATACCTCAGGAGTGCTGACACCACACACAGCACG GTGCTGGGCCTCTACAACACTTTAAATCCTGAAGCATCGGCTTCTCCCTGCTGTGTTCCTCAGGACCTCGAACCCCTGACTATCCTCTATTATGTAGGACGGACTCCCAAGGTGGAGCAACTCTCCAACATGATTGTAAAATCCTGCAAATGCAGCTGA